The genomic DNA CGCTGGTCCTCCGGGGCGTAATGCGACAGGGCTGCCAGCAGGTGCTCGTTGCGCGCCTCCTTGCGGATGTACAGCTGGCGGGCGAAGGAGGCCACGCCAGAGATCGCCTGCACCTGCGCACGGTTGCCCAGGCCCGCCATCCCGGCCACCAGCACGTCGAACCCCGCCTGATCGATGAAGAGCGGGCGCGGCAAGCGCCGTGCGCGAAAACGTGGGTCCTCCAGAAACGCGGTGAACGCCAGGTCGATCGCCTCCGCCAGGGGCACGCCGTGGGCCTCCGCGTGGGCCACGTGGTAAATGCACCGCGGCGCATCCAGGCGGCAAATATCGGCAATCGCCCGGGCGGCGAAGCCCCCGGTGACGAAGTATAGCCGCGTCTCCGGGTCGCCCGGAAAAACCGACATCAGGCCGTGGTGAAACAGCTTGAGCGTGTAGTGCAGCGCGTTGAATTGCGTCACGTGGCCGCTCTCGTCGTCGGCCACCACCAGCCCCACGCGGGCAATGCTCCAGGGCAGCTGGGGCCGTTCGAAGAGCACCTCCTCCGACAGGTGCTTGGAGCGCTCGTAGTGGTTCGTGAAGGGGGCCTGGGGGCCGAAGGGAAACCGTTCCTCCGGAATGTCCCCTGCCATCAAGCCCGAGGCATAGAGGCTGCTGACCAGGCAGACGTGGCGGAGTCCCGGGCAGCGCTCGGCCAGGTCAAGGACCTTGCGGGTGCCCTCCACGTTGACGCGGCGGGCGGTTTCCTCGTCGATATCGAAGCGATAGATGGCGGCCGTATGGATGATCCGGGCGATGCCGATTGGAGCGACCCCCGCAAAGGGGGTCTCGGCCTCCAGGGCCCCCCAGGTCCATTCCATCAAGTGTTCGAAGCCCAAGTAGGCTTCTTTCAGTCGGGCAATCTTGGCGGCGGCCTGCGTCTCGTTGTCGGCATGCACCCACATCACGACCGGCGCGCCTGCCTCCTTCACCAGCTGGTGCGCGACCAGTTGACCCAGGTAGCCGCTGGCGCCCGTGATCAGGGTCTTGCTGCTCACGCGGGGCCCACCTTCTCCAGCACGAGCCCCTGCCAGTTCATGCCGAAGCTGGCCATGAACAGCAGCAAGCGATCGCCCGGCTTGATTTTGCCCGATGCCTCCAGGTCGCACAGGTTCAGGACATTGTCGGCACTGATGGCGTGACCTGCTTGCGCCAGCGTGCCCAGGGCGACCCGTTCCAGCGGATGCTGCAGGAGCGGTCCCAGAATCTGCCAGACCTGCCGGCTGGTGTTTTGGGGCACGATCCAGGCGATGTCCGCCATGCGCAGACCCGCCCGGTCGAGCGTCTCCTGGATGATCTGATGCGCATAGGCGAAGTGGGTGCCGGCCATCTCGTCATCGCTGGCTTGCGCCAGGGCCCCGTTGCTGAGGGCGTGGCAGGCGATGATGCGATAACCGACCGGCTGCCGGGAGACCAGGCCTGCGCAGGCCGCGTCGGACACCGGACTGTAGGCCTGCTCGTAGCGCGCGCCGGGGGGGAAGCGGTCGGCGGCGACGCAGAGCACTTGCGCCAGGTGAGGTTCGGCCAGCAGCAGCGCCCGGGCGAGCCGGATCGCCCCCAGCATGGCCGTGCAGGCTTGCTGGGTCAGGCCCACCACGGCGGCGCGCTCCAGGCCCAGTTCCGCCTGTAGCCGGCTGGCCGGAAAATTCGCCAGATCCTTGATGTCGCGGCTCTGTGCGAATTGGCTCTCGCGGCGGCGATAGCTGTTGAGGGGCAGTGCCGTGGCG from Candidatus Sericytochromatia bacterium includes the following:
- a CDS encoding SDR family oxidoreductase; this translates as MSSKTLITGASGYLGQLVAHQLVKEAGAPVVMWVHADNETQAAAKIARLKEAYLGFEHLMEWTWGALEAETPFAGVAPIGIARIIHTAAIYRFDIDEETARRVNVEGTRKVLDLAERCPGLRHVCLVSSLYASGLMAGDIPEERFPFGPQAPFTNHYERSKHLSEEVLFERPQLPWSIARVGLVVADDESGHVTQFNALHYTLKLFHHGLMSVFPGDPETRLYFVTGGFAARAIADICRLDAPRCIYHVAHAEAHGVPLAEAIDLAFTAFLEDPRFRARRLPRPLFIDQAGFDVLVAGMAGLGNRAQVQAISGVASFARQLYIRKEARNEHLLAALSHYAPEDQR
- a CDS encoding 3-oxoacyl-[acyl-carrier-protein] synthase III C-terminal domain-containing protein codes for the protein MSSADVYLHSLSTALGEHDVDLTASWQAGRLCTDPTTLQQHGFQRHRLAADDTEALDLALRACRPMGEAIATSDVLVYATALPLNSYRRRESQFAQSRDIKDLANFPASRLQAELGLERAAVVGLTQQACTAMLGAIRLARALLLAEPHLAQVLCVAADRFPPGARYEQAYSPVSDAACAGLVSRQPVGYRIIACHALSNGALAQASDDEMAGTHFAYAHQIIQETLDRAGLRMADIAWIVPQNTSRQVWQILGPLLQHPLERVALGTLAQAGHAISADNVLNLCDLEASGKIKPGDRLLLFMASFGMNWQGLVLEKVGPA